The following coding sequences are from one Ornithodoros turicata isolate Travis chromosome 1, ASM3712646v1, whole genome shotgun sequence window:
- the LOC135388166 gene encoding uncharacterized protein LOC135388166 translates to MPAVACLVTIPHVDIRRKCQLQDGTLSALKFAITASAVLAPHVSEGDRFQILDKDFNEYVDLDERDEIPNMNDADHDGTGYAFPDFGPLHALLKPHAPLTSSVHKKVVNVLYQSMVKCSM, encoded by the exons ATGCCGGCGGTGGCATGTTTAGTTACCATACCGCACGTCGACATCAGACGAAAATGCCAACTACAAGACGGTACTCTCTCAGCATTGAAGTTTGCTATCACCGCGTCTGCCGTTTTGGCGCCTCACGTAAGCGAAGGCGACAGGTTTCAG ATTCTCGACAAAGATTTCAATGAATATGTTGACCTGGATGAACGTGATGAGATACCAAATAT GAATGACGCTGATCATGACGGCACAGGGTATGCCTTCCCCGACTTTGGGCCTCTTCACGCTTTGCTAAAGCCTCATGCACCCCTCACGTCATCTGTGCACAAAAAAGTCGTCAATGTCCTGTACCAATCTATGGTTAAGTGCAGCATGTGA
- the LOC135388159 gene encoding TNF receptor-associated factor 4-like, with amino-acid sequence MPAVRFYPPPSLDSFGMCEYCGASSMYLWKATTCEHYVCKKCLLNKESSQAPPCSRCNGSSLLLCPGSIFGCKYQTAIPHNCVDHLRTCPRRPTPCPNECSSIVSNTDLPKHLTDECLKRTQECGFCHGNYFVSEIGSHFKDCQDYPVTCQYCNQENIRRGSLEEHGAGCRKTPKLCKMAALGCTFKAGDDEMEPHLTLEKHAMCMHEMKVQMNSLEAEIRHARDECSREKQERQKEEEKHKNELKIRDEELRKLRKDFEALLRHFGPSSDNA; translated from the coding sequence ATGCCTGCCGTCCGTTTTTATCCCCCGCCGTCGCTGGACTCGTTCGGAATGTGCGAGTATTGTGGGGCATCCTCCATGTACCTCTGGAAAGCAACCACCTGTGAGCATTACGTATGCAAGAAGTGCTTACTGAACAAGGAATCTTCGCAAGCGCCTCCATGTTCCCGCTGCAACGGAAGTAGCCTCTTGCTCTGTCCTGGTTCAATATTTGGCTGCAAGTATCAGACGGCCATCCCTCATAACTGTGTGGACCACCTTCGCACCTGCCCTCGACGCCCGACGCCGTGTCCCAACGAGTGTTCTTCCATTGTCTCCAACACCGACCTGCCAAAACACTTGACCGATGAGTGTCTCAAGCGTACGCAGGAGTGCGGTTTCTGCCACGGAAACTATTTCGTCTCCGAGATTGGGAGTCACTTTAAGGACTGTCAGGATTATCCGGTCACATGTCAGTACTGCAACCAAGAGAACATTAGACGCGGCAGCTTAGAGGAACATGGCGCCGGTTGCCGCAAAACACCGAAACTTTGCAAGATGGCCGCTTTGGGGTGCACATTCAAGGCAGGTGATGACGAAATGGAACCTCACTTGACGCTCGAGAAACACGCGATGTGCATGCATGAGATGAAGGTGCAAATGAACAGCCTGGAAGCGGAAATCCGCCATGCGCGTGACGAGTGCAGTCGTGAGAAACAAGAACGACAAAAGGAAGAGGAGAAACACAAGAACGAACTCAAAATTCGAGACGAGGAGCTCCGGAAGCTTCGGAAGGACTTTGAAGCATTGCTGCGACATTTTGGCCCGAGCAGCGATAATGCGTGA